The following proteins come from a genomic window of Campylobacter concisus:
- a CDS encoding LolA family protein — MRKIALFLAIFISCFGYELGELKNIVKTDGVSGNFTQTKSLAGFNKSIKSSGEFRLEKGGLYWDTLEPVTSKIFINKNGIFKNENGKLEKTSANFDEKLFLAIISLDESELMREFDIKTGGSLKEWSIELSPKNLLFKQIFKTIKISGDKAVKKIELDEVSGDKTLNEFSIK; from the coding sequence ATGAGAAAAATAGCTCTTTTTTTAGCCATTTTTATATCTTGCTTTGGCTACGAGCTGGGTGAGCTTAAAAATATAGTAAAAACAGATGGCGTAAGCGGAAATTTCACACAGACAAAGAGTCTGGCTGGCTTTAACAAAAGCATAAAAAGCTCTGGTGAGTTTAGGCTAGAAAAGGGTGGCCTTTACTGGGATACGCTTGAGCCTGTTACTTCAAAGATTTTTATAAATAAAAATGGCATTTTTAAAAACGAAAATGGCAAGCTTGAAAAGACAAGTGCAAATTTTGATGAAAAGCTCTTTTTGGCCATTATCAGCCTTGATGAGAGCGAACTTATGAGAGAATTTGACATAAAAACAGGCGGCAGTCTAAAAGAGTGGAGCATAGAGCTAAGCCCTAAAAATTTACTCTTTAAACAAATTTTTAAAACCATAAAGATAAGTGGCGACAAGGCGGTAAAAAAGATCGAGCTTGATGAGGTAAGCGGCGATAAAACGCTAAATGAGTTTAGTATAAAATGA
- the xseB gene encoding exodeoxyribonuclease VII small subunit — MEQKEQSFEEKLALADKILNDLNKDDVSLENSIKLHEQGKKLLNEAREILENAKLSIKQVDDE; from the coding sequence ATGGAGCAAAAAGAGCAGAGCTTTGAAGAAAAATTAGCCCTAGCAGATAAAATTTTAAACGATCTAAACAAAGATGATGTGAGTCTAGAAAATAGCATAAAGCTGCACGAGCAGGGCAAAAAGCTCTTAAATGAAGCAAGAGAAATTTTAGAAAACGCAAAACTTAGCATAAAGCAGGTGGATGATGAGTAG
- a CDS encoding glycosyltransferase family 2 protein, whose translation MKTLFLIPFYNHPEKIKALCKALVRYNLPILIVDDGSDEASKKALQNLSEFGVEILTRAQNGGKGAALKDGFRHALQNGYTHAFQIDADFQHDISEVVEFLELSKKYPHDMILADPIYGEDAPKSRFYGRKITNFWVKVNTFSANIKDAMCGFRIYPLKELEWAISQSKSNRMEFDMEILVNAVRAGVGLRWIPLKVRYEKGGVSHFKMLKDNVLISLMHAKYFFSLVPFLLSKAFKGQKYAWWQKGERSNEFFLRVSLFLTKNLPIFLIKPIVMIVVCFYYIFSKIERKNIREFLQNVEKFSGKKPATGVFRNFYEFGIAICDKFRIWQNGVLENELDIDELVWIKEEFEASKRGRILLTSHLGNVEICKTLSLRSPSFRMIILVYSKGNENFYKILEQISKGQIRLISVENLDAAAMLELKEAVENGVNIGIMGDRTPVNGDKFVEVSFLGKMAKFNYGPYLLAGILGVKMSTLWCVKNGDKFSIELSDIADEIKLGRDRKASVMPYVQIYVRQLEDHAYKNPSQWFNFFDFWR comes from the coding sequence ATGAAGACGCTTTTTCTCATACCATTTTACAACCATCCAGAGAAGATAAAAGCCCTTTGTAAGGCGCTTGTGAGATACAATCTACCCATTTTAATAGTTGATGACGGCTCAGATGAAGCTTCAAAAAAGGCTTTGCAAAATTTGAGCGAATTTGGTGTAGAAATTTTGACAAGAGCACAAAATGGCGGTAAGGGGGCTGCACTAAAAGATGGCTTTAGACATGCCTTGCAAAATGGCTACACGCATGCATTTCAGATCGACGCTGACTTTCAGCACGACATAAGCGAAGTGGTAGAGTTTTTAGAGCTTAGTAAAAAGTATCCGCATGATATGATCTTAGCTGATCCGATTTATGGCGAGGACGCGCCAAAGTCGAGATTTTATGGCAGAAAGATCACAAATTTTTGGGTCAAAGTAAATACATTTAGCGCCAACATAAAAGACGCGATGTGTGGCTTTAGAATTTATCCGCTAAAAGAGCTCGAGTGGGCGATATCTCAAAGCAAGTCAAATAGGATGGAATTTGACATGGAAATCCTTGTAAATGCCGTAAGAGCAGGTGTTGGACTAAGATGGATACCGCTAAAAGTAAGATATGAAAAAGGCGGCGTTTCGCACTTTAAAATGCTAAAAGATAATGTGTTAATAAGCCTTATGCATGCAAAATATTTTTTTAGTTTGGTTCCATTTTTACTGAGTAAAGCCTTTAAAGGGCAAAAATATGCATGGTGGCAAAAAGGCGAAAGATCAAATGAATTTTTCTTAAGGGTGAGCTTGTTTTTAACCAAGAATTTGCCTATTTTTCTTATAAAACCTATCGTTATGATCGTCGTTTGTTTTTATTATATTTTTTCAAAAATAGAGAGAAAAAATATAAGAGAATTTTTACAAAATGTAGAGAAATTTAGTGGCAAAAAGCCAGCTACTGGTGTTTTTAGAAATTTTTATGAATTTGGTATTGCGATTTGCGATAAATTTCGTATTTGGCAAAATGGTGTGCTCGAAAACGAACTAGATATTGACGAGCTTGTGTGGATAAAAGAAGAGTTTGAGGCATCAAAGCGTGGTAGAATTTTGCTAACAAGCCATCTAGGGAATGTAGAAATTTGCAAGACACTTTCGCTTAGATCGCCAAGTTTTCGTATGATCATCTTGGTTTATAGCAAGGGAAATGAAAATTTTTATAAAATTTTAGAGCAGATAAGTAAGGGACAGATTAGATTAATAAGCGTAGAAAATCTTGATGCAGCAGCTATGCTTGAGCTAAAAGAGGCGGTAGAAAACGGCGTAAATATTGGCATAATGGGCGATAGAACTCCGGTAAATGGCGATAAATTTGTTGAGGTTAGCTTTCTTGGCAAGATGGCTAAATTTAACTATGGCCCATACTTACTAGCTGGCATTTTGGGCGTAAAAATGAGCACGCTTTGGTGCGTGAAAAATGGCGATAAATTTAGTATCGAGCTAAGCGACATCGCAGATGAGATAAAACTAGGTCGCGACCGCAAGGCAAGCGTCATGCCATACGTGCAAATCTATGTAAGACAGCTCGAAGATCACGCTTACAAGAACCCATCACAGTGGTTTAACTTTTTTGATTTTTGGAGATGA
- the gatA gene encoding Asp-tRNA(Asn)/Glu-tRNA(Gln) amidotransferase subunit GatA: MVTLKEALKFSAEEIKNLRAELEAKIIKEKELGAYVEQLANLEIAKLGEGVPIAIKDNIQVKGWNVTSASKILQGYVAPYNATVIEKLLSKNLAPFGRTNMDEFAMGSTTESSFYGKTLNPLNHAHVPGGSSGGSAAAVAAGLAVAALGSDTGGSIRQPAAFCGCVGFKPTYGRVSRYGLGAYSSSLDQIGPIAQNVEDAAILYDAIAGHDAKDSTSADVPFVSISDKIDGEKKLKICVVKNYVGNASEQTKVALNLAIEKLKSHGHSVTYTNFEDSKYDVATYYIIATAEASANLSRYDGVRYGRRADAKNLKELYINSRSEGFGEEVKRRILLGTFVLSSGYYDAYYIKAQKARAHIKAQYERILEENDLIFMPVAPSTAYKFGAHSDPLQAYLSDIYTISVNLAGLPAISVPVGKDDLNLNISAQLIAKAWDEQTLINGAKSLENLIKG, translated from the coding sequence GTGGTAACTTTGAAAGAAGCTTTGAAATTTTCAGCTGAAGAGATAAAAAATTTAAGAGCTGAGCTTGAGGCTAAGATAATAAAAGAAAAAGAGCTTGGTGCTTATGTTGAGCAGCTAGCAAATTTAGAGATCGCAAAACTAGGCGAGGGCGTGCCTATCGCTATAAAAGATAATATCCAAGTAAAAGGCTGGAATGTAACAAGTGCTTCAAAAATTTTGCAAGGCTACGTAGCACCTTATAACGCAACTGTAATCGAAAAGCTACTTAGTAAAAATTTAGCTCCATTTGGCCGTACAAATATGGATGAGTTTGCTATGGGTAGTACGACAGAGAGCTCATTTTATGGCAAAACACTAAACCCACTAAATCACGCTCACGTCCCAGGTGGCAGTAGTGGCGGCTCGGCAGCAGCAGTCGCAGCTGGTCTTGCAGTAGCAGCACTCGGAAGTGATACTGGCGGCTCGATCCGTCAGCCAGCGGCATTTTGTGGATGCGTAGGTTTTAAGCCAACTTACGGCAGAGTGAGTAGATATGGCCTAGGTGCTTACTCAAGCAGCCTTGATCAAATAGGGCCGATCGCTCAAAACGTAGAAGATGCTGCCATTTTATATGATGCGATCGCTGGACACGACGCAAAAGATAGTACGAGCGCAGATGTGCCGTTTGTGAGCATTAGCGACAAGATAGATGGCGAGAAAAAACTAAAAATTTGCGTTGTCAAAAACTATGTAGGAAACGCAAGCGAGCAGACAAAAGTCGCTTTAAATTTAGCCATCGAGAAGCTAAAATCACACGGTCACAGTGTAACTTACACAAATTTTGAAGACTCAAAATACGACGTCGCAACCTACTACATAATAGCAACTGCAGAGGCAAGCGCAAATTTAAGCCGCTACGATGGCGTAAGATACGGCAGAAGAGCTGATGCTAAAAATTTAAAAGAGCTATATATAAACTCACGCTCTGAGGGTTTTGGTGAAGAGGTAAAAAGAAGAATTTTGCTTGGTACGTTTGTGTTAAGTAGCGGATACTACGATGCTTACTATATCAAAGCACAAAAAGCAAGAGCACATATAAAAGCTCAATACGAGAGAATTTTAGAAGAAAATGACCTTATATTTATGCCGGTAGCTCCGAGTACAGCCTATAAATTTGGAGCCCACAGTGATCCACTTCAAGCTTATCTAAGCGATATTTACACGATCAGCGTAAATTTAGCAGGCCTTCCAGCTATCTCTGTGCCAGTTGGCAAAGATGATCTAAATCTAAATATAAGCGCACAGCTAATCGCAAAAGCATGGGATGAACAGACCTTGATAAATGGTGCCAAGAGCCTAGAAAATTTAATAAAAGGATAA
- the guaB gene encoding IMP dehydrogenase yields MKIVKRALTFEDVLLVPQYSEILPKQVDVKTRISKSVTLNIPVVSAAMDTVTEHRTAIMMARLGGIGVIHKNMDIESQAKEVKRVKKSESGVIIDPIFIHPEATVAEALGLMADLHISGVPVIDKDRKLIGILTNRDLRFETNMSVLVKDRMTKAPLITAPKGCTLDDAEKIFSQNRVEKLPIVDKDGRLDGLITIKDLKKRKEYPNANKDSYGRLRVAAAIGVGQIDRAKALVDAGVDVIVIDSAHGHSKGIIDTLKEVKANFNVDVVAGNIANPVAVKDLAEAGADGIKVGIGPGSICTTRIVAGVGVPQISAIDDCASEAAKYGIPVIADGGLKYSGDVAKALAAGAACVMAGSLLAGCEESPGELITFQGRQYKVYRGMGSIGAMTKGSSDRYFQEGTAQDKLVPEGIEGRVPFAGSIKDVIHQLIGGLRSAMGYVGAKDIPTLQERAEFVEITSAGLKESHVHDVVITHEAPNYKVN; encoded by the coding sequence ATGAAGATAGTAAAGAGAGCTTTAACATTTGAGGATGTGCTTCTTGTGCCGCAATACTCTGAAATTTTGCCAAAGCAAGTTGATGTAAAAACCAGGATCAGCAAAAGTGTCACGCTAAATATCCCAGTGGTCTCTGCTGCGATGGATACGGTGACTGAGCACAGAACTGCTATTATGATGGCAAGGCTTGGCGGTATCGGCGTAATACATAAAAATATGGACATCGAAAGCCAAGCAAAAGAGGTTAAGCGTGTCAAAAAAAGTGAAAGTGGCGTAATCATAGATCCTATCTTCATACATCCAGAGGCGACCGTGGCCGAAGCTCTAGGTCTTATGGCTGATCTTCATATTTCAGGCGTTCCAGTTATAGATAAGGACCGCAAACTAATAGGAATTTTAACAAACCGCGATTTGAGATTTGAGACAAATATGAGCGTTTTGGTAAAAGACCGCATGACAAAAGCACCGCTTATCACTGCACCAAAGGGCTGCACGCTTGATGATGCGGAGAAAATTTTCTCTCAAAACAGAGTTGAAAAGCTACCTATCGTCGATAAAGACGGTAGACTTGATGGCCTTATCACCATAAAAGATCTAAAAAAACGTAAAGAGTATCCAAATGCAAACAAAGATAGCTACGGCAGACTTCGCGTAGCAGCGGCTATTGGTGTGGGTCAGATTGACCGCGCTAAAGCACTTGTCGATGCTGGTGTAGATGTCATTGTCATCGACTCAGCTCACGGCCACTCAAAGGGTATTATTGATACTTTAAAAGAGGTAAAGGCAAATTTTAATGTCGATGTCGTAGCTGGCAATATCGCAAATCCAGTAGCTGTAAAAGACCTAGCAGAAGCAGGAGCAGACGGCATAAAAGTGGGCATTGGACCTGGATCAATATGTACCACAAGGATCGTTGCTGGTGTTGGTGTGCCTCAAATTTCAGCGATTGACGACTGCGCAAGCGAAGCAGCGAAATATGGTATCCCAGTTATTGCTGATGGTGGTTTAAAATACTCAGGCGACGTAGCAAAAGCCCTTGCAGCAGGGGCAGCTTGCGTCATGGCAGGTAGCTTACTTGCAGGTTGCGAAGAGAGCCCAGGCGAGCTTATAACATTTCAAGGTCGCCAGTACAAAGTATATCGCGGTATGGGCTCAATAGGCGCTATGACAAAGGGCAGCTCGGATCGCTACTTCCAAGAGGGCACCGCTCAAGACAAGCTTGTACCTGAAGGCATCGAAGGCCGTGTGCCATTTGCTGGCAGCATAAAAGATGTGATCCATCAGCTAATAGGCGGCCTAAGAAGCGCTATGGGCTATGTAGGCGCAAAAGATATCCCAACTCTTCAAGAAAGAGCCGAATTTGTCGAGATAACAAGCGCAGGACTAAAAGAGAGCCACGTCCACGACGTAGTTATCACTCACGAGGCACCAAACTACAAAGTTAATTAG
- the metX gene encoding homoserine O-acetyltransferase MetX: MLDLQTRTIKFNEPLYLESGRMLSNFKLIYETYGTLNADKSNVIVICHALTGSHHAAGTYAGDEKAGWWDGLIGSKKAVDTDKFYVICVNILGSCFGSTSPLSVDRSSGKEYRLNFPVLAISDVVKAQVRLFGELGITRARAVIGGSLGGMQALCYAIEFPEFAQDIIMLASTYQTKPWAIAFNKIAIEAILNDENFKNGEYDAEFIRKNGLKGMAYGRMAGHISFLSPDSMDEKFGRNYVETDGLYELSGRFQVDRYMEYNGYNFPKRFDPLSYLYIVKMMNIFDCTRHYDNLKDALAPIKANLHLIAFKGDLLFPPCCMREIYDTLCEMGRGENTNFVEIDSNYGHDAFLVEIEKFDGYIKNILKG, encoded by the coding sequence GTGTTAGACCTGCAAACTAGAACTATTAAATTTAACGAGCCACTCTATCTTGAGAGTGGCCGTATGCTATCAAATTTCAAGCTTATTTACGAGACTTACGGCACGCTAAATGCTGATAAAAGCAACGTTATCGTGATCTGCCACGCCCTAACTGGCTCGCACCACGCTGCTGGCACTTACGCAGGCGATGAGAAAGCTGGCTGGTGGGACGGGCTGATAGGCAGCAAAAAGGCGGTCGATACCGATAAATTTTACGTTATTTGCGTAAATATCTTAGGCTCATGCTTTGGCTCGACCTCGCCGCTAAGCGTTGATCGAAGTAGCGGCAAAGAGTATAGGCTAAATTTCCCAGTCCTTGCTATAAGTGATGTGGTAAAGGCGCAAGTGAGATTATTTGGCGAGCTTGGTATCACAAGGGCAAGAGCCGTGATAGGTGGTAGTCTTGGCGGTATGCAAGCACTTTGCTACGCTATCGAGTTTCCAGAATTTGCGCAAGATATCATAATGCTAGCAAGCACCTATCAGACTAAGCCATGGGCAATAGCGTTTAACAAAATCGCCATCGAAGCCATTTTAAACGATGAAAATTTCAAAAACGGCGAATACGATGCGGAATTTATAAGAAAAAATGGTCTAAAAGGTATGGCTTACGGCAGGATGGCAGGGCATATCAGCTTCTTAAGCCCTGATAGTATGGATGAGAAATTTGGACGAAACTACGTCGAGACTGACGGCCTTTACGAGCTTTCTGGGCGCTTTCAGGTGGATCGCTACATGGAGTACAACGGCTACAACTTTCCAAAGAGGTTTGATCCGCTAAGCTACCTATATATCGTAAAAATGATGAATATCTTTGACTGTACAAGGCACTATGACAATCTAAAAGACGCCCTTGCGCCGATAAAAGCAAACTTACATCTAATCGCTTTCAAAGGCGATCTACTCTTTCCGCCGTGCTGTATGAGAGAAATTTATGACACACTTTGCGAGATGGGGCGAGGAGAGAATACAAATTTCGTAGAGATAGATAGCAACTACGGCCACGACGCATTTTTGGTCGAGATAGAAAAATTTGATGGATATATAAAAAATATATTAAAAGGATAG
- a CDS encoding CinA family protein, producing MRQSILIIGEDLEINREFLNYIFQSYEDHFGELGVVSFAPKNSKELPFIIENLSKDYDFVSIFGSDENFAIAAKIVATLTGGSLELKDSTTLALKDSLDYSKNSFLISLNNAKINLIKANPNEELGEFLTEYEPDFSYFHLIDIDADSAKILMLPLAKTYEVDITLTQILPNLILVRAKSNKFGQIESFLQGVKTLFSQKFILQKDVIKFVAKRLMQKGLKISFAESCTAGLAAAKFARYGGVSASFDGSLVTYANHIKHEWLGVEDEILDTYGAVSEPCVKEMVKGTLSTTNADFALAISGIAGPGGGTASKPVGTVYVAAGDRNGNIEVERLLLKGDRNYVREQSVLSAYLCLLRLKSEIFFA from the coding sequence ATGAGACAAAGTATCTTGATAATAGGCGAAGATCTTGAGATAAATAGAGAATTTCTAAACTACATTTTTCAAAGTTACGAGGATCATTTTGGCGAGCTTGGAGTGGTCAGTTTTGCTCCAAAAAATAGCAAAGAGCTACCTTTTATCATCGAAAATTTATCAAAAGATTACGACTTTGTAAGCATTTTTGGCTCAGATGAAAATTTTGCCATCGCTGCAAAGATCGTAGCGACGCTAACTGGGGGCTCGCTCGAGCTAAAAGATAGCACAACACTTGCACTTAAAGATAGCTTAGACTACTCAAAAAATAGCTTTTTAATAAGCCTAAATAACGCTAAGATAAATCTCATAAAAGCTAATCCAAATGAAGAGCTAGGCGAGTTTCTCACCGAGTACGAGCCTGATTTTAGCTACTTTCATCTAATAGACATCGACGCAGATAGTGCTAAGATCCTTATGCTGCCACTTGCTAAAACTTACGAGGTCGATATCACCCTTACGCAGATCCTGCCAAATTTGATACTAGTAAGGGCAAAAAGTAATAAATTTGGCCAGATCGAGAGCTTTTTACAAGGGGTAAAGACGCTATTTTCACAAAAATTTATTCTACAAAAAGATGTGATCAAATTTGTAGCAAAGAGGCTCATGCAAAAGGGGCTTAAAATTTCGTTTGCTGAGTCTTGCACAGCTGGGCTGGCGGCGGCTAAATTTGCAAGATACGGCGGTGTTTCAGCTAGCTTTGATGGCTCATTGGTGACCTACGCAAATCACATAAAGCACGAGTGGCTGGGTGTCGAGGATGAAATTTTAGATACTTACGGAGCCGTGAGCGAGCCTTGCGTAAAGGAGATGGTAAAAGGCACGCTAAGCACGACAAATGCGGACTTTGCACTTGCTATTAGCGGTATTGCTGGACCTGGTGGGGGCACAGCTAGCAAGCCAGTTGGAACGGTCTATGTCGCAGCTGGCGATAGAAACGGCAACATAGAGGTTGAGAGGCTACTTTTAAAAGGGGATCGCAACTACGTTAGAGAGCAGAGCGTGCTAAGCGCCTATCTATGCCTACTTCGTCTAAAAAGCGAGATATTTTTTGCTTAA
- the ileS gene encoding isoleucine--tRNA ligase, which translates to MDYKETLLLPETNFPMRGNLPQNEPQRLKSWYEERKVYEKMKKNRQNAVKNFNIHDGPPYANGHLHIGHALNKILKDIITKTHYFYGENVRYVPGWDCHGLPIEQQVEVKLGDKKKELSKVEIRELCRQHAREFIDIQRDEFKSLGIIGDFENPYMTMKFEFEADIYKALCEIAKKGLLVERSKPVYWSWAARSALAEAEVEYEEKEDYSIYVAFGLDSDALEKLGAKEASAVIWTTTPWTLPANQAISLKPDEIYVLTAENLIFAKPLLESVVQSGLSKGEIKKEFKSSLLENTHAINPLNGRKSRFLLGDHVMMDGGTGLVHTAPGHGEDDYYVCLKYGFSEILMPVDDGGCYDESIKHHGLFRSDVVDEFVGMHIFKANEKILELLGKSLLSVSKFRHSYPFCWRTHKPVIYRATKQWFIAMDEAKLGGKTLRQTALKELEKVKFYPSVGIKRIGSMIENRPDWCISRQRDWGVPIAFFRDKATKEVIFDSEILDHIAGIFKEKGADAWWALSIDELLPKGSRYKSENLEKVMDILDVWFDSGSTWHAVLQSDEYDAGKYPASMYLEGSDQHRGWFQSSLLVSTAVNSHAPYESILTHGFTVDAKGEKMSKSKGNVIAPQDVAKTHGVEILRLWVGMSDYSSDLKISEDILKQISEQYRKIRNTIRFLLANVNDLKSLNTEFNILDKWILARAKKVFDEASACFKNYDFSKGFNILLNFLSADLSGVYLDVCKDRLYCDAKDAPRRRSAQSAMAIITKTLLPLIAPTLTYTVDEVMDYAPKIIKGEAKDAFDLVYEPIKFDLSFEDELLFASREKFNEIVDVLKKDKKIKSTLELSLETTNHNITSYDEREVADLYMVSSVRPYDDSEPLVEFELEGDKFKIMASELHKCPRCWKFNASKEDALCPRCEEVISAK; encoded by the coding sequence ATGGACTACAAAGAGACACTTTTACTCCCAGAGACAAATTTCCCGATGCGCGGAAATCTCCCACAAAATGAACCACAAAGACTAAAATCATGGTACGAAGAGCGCAAGGTTTATGAAAAAATGAAAAAAAACCGCCAAAATGCGGTTAAAAATTTCAACATCCACGACGGCCCTCCGTATGCAAACGGCCACCTTCACATCGGCCACGCGTTAAATAAAATTTTAAAAGATATCATCACAAAAACGCACTATTTTTACGGCGAAAATGTCCGCTACGTGCCAGGCTGGGACTGCCACGGCTTGCCGATCGAGCAACAAGTCGAAGTAAAGCTTGGCGATAAGAAAAAAGAGCTTAGCAAGGTCGAGATCAGGGAGCTTTGCAGGCAGCACGCGAGAGAATTTATAGATATCCAGCGCGATGAGTTTAAAAGTCTTGGCATCATCGGCGACTTTGAAAATCCATACATGACGATGAAATTTGAGTTTGAGGCTGACATCTACAAAGCGCTTTGCGAGATCGCTAAAAAGGGGCTTTTGGTAGAGAGAAGCAAGCCAGTTTATTGGAGCTGGGCAGCTAGATCGGCGCTAGCTGAAGCTGAGGTCGAGTACGAGGAGAAAGAGGACTATTCTATTTATGTAGCCTTTGGCCTTGACAGCGACGCGCTAGAAAAGCTTGGCGCAAAAGAGGCAAGCGCTGTCATATGGACGACCACGCCTTGGACACTTCCAGCAAATCAAGCCATAAGCCTAAAACCAGATGAAATTTATGTGCTAACAGCTGAAAATTTGATCTTTGCAAAGCCACTACTTGAAAGCGTTGTGCAAAGCGGCCTAAGCAAGGGCGAGATCAAAAAAGAGTTCAAATCAAGCCTACTTGAAAACACTCACGCGATAAATCCACTAAACGGCAGAAAGTCGCGATTTTTACTAGGCGATCACGTCATGATGGATGGAGGTACTGGACTTGTTCATACAGCTCCAGGACACGGCGAGGACGACTACTATGTTTGCTTAAAATATGGCTTTAGCGAAATTTTGATGCCAGTTGATGATGGTGGCTGCTACGATGAGAGCATAAAACATCACGGACTATTTAGAAGTGACGTGGTAGATGAGTTTGTCGGTATGCACATCTTTAAAGCAAATGAGAAAATTTTAGAGCTACTTGGCAAAAGCTTGCTTAGCGTCTCTAAATTTAGGCACTCTTATCCATTTTGCTGGAGAACGCACAAGCCTGTCATTTATAGAGCCACAAAGCAGTGGTTCATCGCTATGGACGAGGCTAAACTAGGCGGCAAAACGCTTAGACAAACAGCGCTAAAAGAGCTTGAAAAGGTTAAATTTTACCCAAGTGTGGGCATAAAAAGAATAGGCTCTATGATAGAAAATCGCCCAGACTGGTGCATCTCTCGTCAGCGTGACTGGGGTGTGCCGATCGCGTTTTTCAGAGACAAAGCGACAAAAGAAGTTATATTTGATAGTGAAATTTTAGACCACATCGCAGGCATTTTCAAAGAAAAAGGCGCTGATGCGTGGTGGGCGCTAAGTATAGACGAGCTGTTACCAAAAGGCTCAAGATACAAGTCTGAAAATTTAGAAAAAGTGATGGATATCCTTGACGTTTGGTTTGATAGTGGCTCGACATGGCATGCGGTCTTGCAAAGCGATGAGTACGATGCTGGTAAATACCCTGCAAGCATGTATCTTGAGGGTTCAGATCAGCACAGAGGCTGGTTTCAAAGCTCACTTCTAGTAAGCACAGCTGTAAATTCTCACGCACCTTATGAGAGCATACTAACTCACGGCTTTACAGTCGATGCCAAGGGCGAGAAGATGAGTAAGAGTAAGGGCAATGTCATCGCTCCACAAGACGTGGCTAAGACTCATGGCGTCGAAATTTTACGCCTTTGGGTTGGTATGAGTGATTATTCAAGCGACCTAAAGATCAGCGAAGATATATTAAAACAAATTAGCGAGCAATACCGCAAAATCCGTAACACTATCCGCTTCTTGCTAGCAAACGTAAATGACCTTAAGAGCTTAAATACAGAGTTTAATATCCTTGATAAGTGGATATTAGCACGTGCTAAAAAGGTCTTTGATGAGGCGAGCGCTTGCTTTAAAAACTACGACTTTTCAAAGGGCTTTAACATCCTTTTAAATTTCCTTTCAGCCGATCTTAGTGGCGTATATCTTGACGTTTGCAAAGATAGACTCTACTGCGACGCAAAAGACGCCCCAAGACGAAGATCGGCCCAAAGTGCGATGGCGATCATCACAAAGACACTGCTTCCACTCATCGCTCCAACGCTTACTTACACAGTAGATGAGGTGATGGACTACGCTCCAAAGATCATCAAAGGCGAGGCAAAAGACGCGTTTGACTTAGTTTATGAGCCGATCAAGTTTGACCTTAGTTTTGAAGATGAGCTACTTTTTGCCAGCAGGGAGAAATTTAACGAGATCGTAGACGTTCTTAAAAAAGACAAGAAGATAAAATCAACTCTAGAACTAAGCCTAGAGACCACCAACCACAACATCACAAGCTACGACGAGCGTGAAGTAGCCGATCTTTACATGGTAAGCTCAGTTAGACCTTACGATGATAGCGAGCCTTTGGTAGAGTTTGAGCTTGAGGGTGATAAATTTAAGATCATGGCAAGTGAGCTTCATAAATGCCCAAGATGCTGGAAATTTAACGCTAGCAAAGAAGACGCGCTATGCCCAAGATGCGAAGAGGTCATAAGTGCTAAGTGA
- a CDS encoding acyl-CoA thioesterase encodes MRVKISHVSTFKVAFFDVDSMEVMWHGNYVKYLEMARCELLDKLGYNYIAMKKDGYAFPIVKLDVKYVRPAFFNDVIKVITTLSECETFLKFHYLIENEKGEKLSEANTAQAVIEMKNLQTCFEMPEALKKALKAYNEKEKR; translated from the coding sequence ATGAGAGTGAAAATTTCACACGTTAGCACATTTAAAGTGGCGTTTTTTGACGTTGATAGCATGGAAGTGATGTGGCATGGCAACTACGTCAAGTACCTAGAAATGGCACGCTGCGAACTACTTGACAAGCTTGGATACAACTACATAGCTATGAAAAAAGATGGTTACGCCTTTCCTATCGTAAAACTTGACGTAAAATACGTGCGACCAGCCTTTTTTAACGACGTCATAAAGGTCATAACAACGCTTAGCGAGTGCGAAACGTTTTTGAAATTTCACTATCTTATAGAAAATGAAAAGGGCGAAAAACTAAGCGAGGCAAATACCGCGCAAGCTGTCATCGAGATGAAGAATTTACAAACTTGCTTTGAGATGCCAGAAGCCCTAAAAAAGGCGCTTAAAGCCTACAATGAAAAGGAGAAAAGATGA